A window of Marinobacter sp. es.042 genomic DNA:
ATGTACAGCTTTCCAATCGACTACGTAGAGCCGGTCTTCCGGCCTCCCAGTGAAGCCAAGTCACTGATCTTGCCGGTCACCAACGGCTGCTCCTGGAATAAGTGCACGTTTTGCGAGATGTATACGCAGCCGCAAAAGAAATTCCGGGCCCGCAAGCCTGACGATGTGCTCCAGGACATCCGCAATGCGGCTCGCAGCCTGGGTGGTGTGCGCCGGGTTTTCCTGGCAGATGGGGATGCCATGGTATTGCCGACCCGTCGCCTGTTGGAAATTCTGGATCAGCTCAGGGAGGCTTTTCCGGATCTTCAGCGGGTTTCCAGCTACTGTCTTCCCCGCAACCTCGCCAAAAAGACCGTGGAAGAACTGGCTCAACTGAAGGATGCAGGCCTGGAAATTCTCTATGTCGGTATGGAATCCGGTGATGATGAAATCCTGCGCCGGGTCAACAAGGGCGAAACCTGGGAATCCACCCGCTCGGCACTGCTGAAAATCCGTGAAGCGGGTCTGACGAGCTCTGTCATGGTGCTGAACGGGCTGGGCGGAGAAAACCTTTCGCGCCAGCACGCGATCAATACCGCAACGCTCTGTAACGAGACCCAGCCGGATTATCTTTCCACCCTCGTGGTCAGTTTCCCACAGGGAGAAGAACGTTTCCGGGCGGGCTTTGGAGACGATTTCGTGCCACTGTCTCAAAAGGGGCTCTTTGAAGAGATACGCCTGTTCCTGGAGCATCTTGAGCTGGATAAGACCATCTTCCGCAGTGATCACGCTTCAAATTACCTCGTGCTGAAAGGCACGCTGGGCCGTGACAAGCAGAAAATGCTGGACCAGGTAGATCTCGCCATTACCAATCCCGGTGCAGCACCTTTGCGCGCGGAGTGGATGCGCGGGTTGTAATTCAGAGAGCCGGGAGCCACCGTTATGAGCATGAATCCAGATAATCTTGCAAAGCAGGTGGAGAAAACCGTGAAGAAGGCCGGGAACCCTCCCATTGATCAGTGGGACCCCGAGCTTTCCGGGGATATGGATCTTCGCATCAGTCGAGATGGTCAGTGGATCTTCAAAGGCAAGCCGCTGGCTCGAGAAGCGATTGTACGTCTGTTTTCCACGATTCTCCGCCGGGAAAGCGACGGCGAATACTACCTGGTGACGCCGGTTGAAAAGTGGCGCATCCAAGTCGAGGACGCGCCGTTGCTCGCCCATTCCCTGACCGCGACTGGGGAGAGCGACCGACAGGTCATCTCCCTGACCACCAATGTCGGCGAAACCCTCGAAATCGGCCAGGACCATCCACTGGAAGTGACCACCTATCCGGGCTCAGATGAGCCAAGACCCGTGGTAAAGATTCGCCATGGGGTCGAAGCGCGACTGGTCACCGCAGCCTATTATGACCTGGCGGATCATGTCGTGGAACGGAATGAAGACGGACACCCGGTTCTTGGGGTATTCAGCCACGGAATTTTCTACAAAATCGGGCAGGGTGGTTGAAAACCGGTACCGCGGCCCCAGAATTACGGTAGAAAACGCATTAGCTCAGTTGTTAAACTGTGTTTTCATACTTGTTATGAGCCTGGCTCTCTAACGAGGCCCGGTGGTCGTTAGTCCCTCTGTGCAGTCTGGCTGTTCACGATCACTTTCGATTGCCTAAATCAATTAAACAGTCATTGCGACACGCAAGGAGATCACATGGCCCAACCTCGTGTTGTCACCATCCATTACACGCTCACCAACGATCAGGGAGAGCAGCTTGACTCCTCCCGTGTAGAAGGTCGTGAGCCTCTGTCTTATCTGGAAGGTGCGCAGAACATTATCGGTGGACTGGAAAGTGCACTGAACGAAAAGAACGCAGGCGATCAGGTTAAGGTGTCTGTAGAACCTGGTGAAGGCTACGGCGAAGTTAACGAAGAGCTGATCCAGCCGGTTCCGCGTTCTGCATTTGAAGGCGTCGATACCATCGAGCCGGGCATGCAGTTCCAGGCGCAGACCCCAGGCGGCCCCCAGGTCGTTCGTGTGGTAGAAGTTGGCGACGAAACTGTCACCATCGATGCCAACCATCCGCTCGCTGGCCAGACTCTGCACTTCGACGTAGAAGTAGTGGAAGCTCGCGACGCGACTGACGAAGAGCAAGAGCACGGCCACGCTCATTAAGCTTTTCTGAAGCGCAAAGAAAAACGGCTCCCTCGGGAGCCGTTTTTTTATGTCTACAGAATGAAAAAGGGGTCAGATGAAAGCATTCATCTGACCCCAGGTTCACAAAAAAACGGCCCGCGCGGGGCCGTTTTATCACCGGAATCCGAACTTACATGTTCGGATAATTCGGGCCGCCGCCCCCTTCCGGAGTTACCCAGTTAATGTTCTGGGCAGGATCCTTGATGTCGCAGGTCTTGCAGTGCACACAGTTCTGGGCGTTGATCTGGAAGCGCTTGCCGCTGCCATCGTCTTTCTCGACAACTTCATAAACACCAGCCGGGCAGTAGCGCTGCGCAGGCTCATCGTATTTAGGCAGGTTGTCGCGGATCGGAAGGTCCGGATCGGTCAGTTTAAGGTGAACCGGCTGATCTTCCTCGTGGTTGGTGTTTGAAATAAACACCGAGGACAGACGATCGAAGGTCAGGGTGTTATCCGGCTTGGGATAGGTCACCTTCTTGCACTCGGCTGCCGGCTTCATGGTGGCATAATCCGGAGTGGTATCGTGGAAGGTAATCGGCAGGCTGCCGCGCAGGATGTTCTGCTCGAAGTAGGCGATGGCGCCACCCACTACATTGCCGAACTTGTGCATCGCCGGGCCGAAGTTACGCTCTGCGTATAGCTCCTTGAACAGCCAGCTGTCCTCAAACTTCTTCTGGAAACTGCTGATTTCCTCGCCGCTCTTGCCATCCTTGAGTGCTTCGAAAACCGCTTCGGCGCCCAGCATGCCGGACTTCATGGCAGTATGGGAGCCCTTGATCTTGGAGCCGTTCAGTGTGCCTGCATCACAGCCCAGCAGCAGACCACCCGGGAAGCTCATCTTGGGCAGAGCGTTGTAGCCACCTTTGGTGATTGCACGGGCGCCGTAGGATACGCGCTTACCGCCTTCCAGGTGTTTCTTGATCTCCGGGTGCAGCTTCAGGCGCTGAAATTCCTCAAACGGGCTCAGATGCGGGTTGCTGTAGGACAGATCGGTGATCAGGCCTACATATACCTGGCCATTCTCAAGGTGATACAGGAAAGAACCACCGGTGGATCCGGTTTCTTTCAGAGGCCAGCCGGTGGTATGAACTACCAGGCCCGGCTCGTGTTTGGCCGGATCAATATCCCACAGTTCCTTGATACCGATACCGTAGTGCTGCGGGTCTTTGCCTTCATCGAGCTTGAACTCGTTGATCAGGCGCTTGCCCAGGTGACCACGGCAGCCCTCGGTGAACATAGTGTATTTCGCGCGCAGTTCCATGCCCGGCATGTAGCCGTCTTTTTCGGAACCGTCGCGGGCCACGCCCATATCGCCGGTAATGATGCCTTTTACCTGACCGTCTTCAATGATGGTTTCGGACGCGGCAAAGCCGGGATACACCTCAACGCCAAGCTGTTCGGCCTGTTCGGCGAGCCAGCGGCACAGGTTGCCCAGGCTGATAATGTAGTTGCCATGGTTGTGCATGTTCTTGGGCACAAACGCATTCGGGATCTTGGTGGCGCTTTCCTCGTTCTTCAGCAGGAAAATGTCGTCCCGGGTAACCGGCGTGTTGAGCGGGGCGCCTTTCTCTTTCCAGTCCGGGAAGAGTTCGTTGAGGGCAGTGGGCTCGAATACAGTGCCGGCCAGAATGTGGGCGCCGATCTCAGAACCTTTCTCTACAACGCATACGGTGAGTTCCTCGCCAGCTTCCTGTGCCAGTTGCATGACACGGCACGCTGCCGACAGGCCCG
This region includes:
- a CDS encoding radical SAM protein, encoding MYSFPIDYVEPVFRPPSEAKSLILPVTNGCSWNKCTFCEMYTQPQKKFRARKPDDVLQDIRNAARSLGGVRRVFLADGDAMVLPTRRLLEILDQLREAFPDLQRVSSYCLPRNLAKKTVEELAQLKDAGLEILYVGMESGDDEILRRVNKGETWESTRSALLKIREAGLTSSVMVLNGLGGENLSRQHAINTATLCNETQPDYLSTLVVSFPQGEERFRAGFGDDFVPLSQKGLFEEIRLFLEHLELDKTIFRSDHASNYLVLKGTLGRDKQKMLDQVDLAITNPGAAPLRAEWMRGL
- a CDS encoding electron transfer flavoprotein-ubiquinone oxidoreductase, producing MERESMEFDVLIVGGGPAGLSAACRVMQLAQEAGEELTVCVVEKGSEIGAHILAGTVFEPTALNELFPDWKEKGAPLNTPVTRDDIFLLKNEESATKIPNAFVPKNMHNHGNYIISLGNLCRWLAEQAEQLGVEVYPGFAASETIIEDGQVKGIITGDMGVARDGSEKDGYMPGMELRAKYTMFTEGCRGHLGKRLINEFKLDEGKDPQHYGIGIKELWDIDPAKHEPGLVVHTTGWPLKETGSTGGSFLYHLENGQVYVGLITDLSYSNPHLSPFEEFQRLKLHPEIKKHLEGGKRVSYGARAITKGGYNALPKMSFPGGLLLGCDAGTLNGSKIKGSHTAMKSGMLGAEAVFEALKDGKSGEEISSFQKKFEDSWLFKELYAERNFGPAMHKFGNVVGGAIAYFEQNILRGSLPITFHDTTPDYATMKPAAECKKVTYPKPDNTLTFDRLSSVFISNTNHEEDQPVHLKLTDPDLPIRDNLPKYDEPAQRYCPAGVYEVVEKDDGSGKRFQINAQNCVHCKTCDIKDPAQNINWVTPEGGGGPNYPNM
- a CDS encoding DUF1285 domain-containing protein — translated: MSMNPDNLAKQVEKTVKKAGNPPIDQWDPELSGDMDLRISRDGQWIFKGKPLAREAIVRLFSTILRRESDGEYYLVTPVEKWRIQVEDAPLLAHSLTATGESDRQVISLTTNVGETLEIGQDHPLEVTTYPGSDEPRPVVKIRHGVEARLVTAAYYDLADHVVERNEDGHPVLGVFSHGIFYKIGQGG
- a CDS encoding FKBP-type peptidyl-prolyl cis-trans isomerase — protein: MAQPRVVTIHYTLTNDQGEQLDSSRVEGREPLSYLEGAQNIIGGLESALNEKNAGDQVKVSVEPGEGYGEVNEELIQPVPRSAFEGVDTIEPGMQFQAQTPGGPQVVRVVEVGDETVTIDANHPLAGQTLHFDVEVVEARDATDEEQEHGHAH